In Leptolyngbya sp. FACHB-261, a genomic segment contains:
- the phnC gene encoding phosphonate ABC transporter ATP-binding protein gives MLVVENLSKTYAKGAVALRDVSFALQPRSFTAVLGPSGAGKSTLLRCILQLLPPDSGQVWFQAQDLTCCSRQQLGQARRQIALVAQQFNLVRRRSALENCLAGRLQELPLWRCLLSQFPPSLLREALAALERVQLLEVAFQPAQHLSGGQQQRVAIARALTQRAKLLLADEPVASLDPDSAHRVLSLLRSLCDQEGLTVLCNLHQVDLAKQYSDRVLGIRGGELVLDTATCDLDETMTRQVYRA, from the coding sequence ATGCTGGTGGTCGAGAATTTATCCAAAACCTATGCGAAAGGCGCTGTGGCCTTGCGGGACGTGAGCTTTGCGCTTCAGCCTCGCTCGTTTACTGCCGTTTTAGGACCGAGTGGCGCGGGCAAATCAACCCTGCTGCGCTGCATTCTCCAGCTTTTGCCCCCGGATAGCGGTCAAGTCTGGTTTCAGGCGCAAGACCTGACCTGTTGTTCTCGCCAGCAATTGGGTCAAGCTCGACGGCAAATCGCGCTAGTAGCCCAGCAGTTTAATCTAGTGCGTCGTCGCAGCGCCCTCGAAAATTGCCTGGCTGGACGCTTGCAGGAACTCCCCCTCTGGCGCTGTTTGCTGAGTCAATTTCCCCCCAGTCTGCTGCGCGAGGCACTGGCTGCTCTGGAGCGTGTGCAGCTGCTGGAGGTCGCCTTTCAACCGGCGCAACACCTTTCGGGTGGGCAACAACAGCGGGTGGCGATTGCCCGTGCTCTGACTCAACGCGCAAAGCTGCTGCTAGCAGATGAGCCTGTCGCCAGTTTGGATCCAGATTCTGCCCATCGCGTTCTCAGTTTGCTGCGTTCGCTCTGCGACCAAGAGGGGCTGACGGTCCTGTGCAATTTGCATCAGGTAGACCTGGCAAAACAGTACAGCGACCGGGTTTTGGGGATTCGAGGTGGTGAACTGGTGCTGGACACGGCTACGTGTGACCTTGACGAAACGATGACCCGTCAAGTTTACCGAGCCTGA
- the phnE gene encoding phosphonate ABC transporter, permease protein PhnE, whose protein sequence is MRTLQEPPNLEALLRAEQRRRGNLGKTLRGGFWGLLAVAVLVASLRQAQVDPQTLWSGLPRLGNWLVRLWPPDLSELPTFLVATWETLAIAIVGTVAAAVLALPLALVVARNTTPSPALATLLRGLLNLLRGIDTAIFALIFVSVVGLGPFAGVLGVACHTTGSMAKLYAEVLESLPNEPIEAVAATGADRVRSFAFAVWPEALPGLTGISLYLWEFNVRSSVILGIVGAGGIGYELLVSLKLLDFPRLTTILLLIGVMVSTIDALSAWLRQRLSQAT, encoded by the coding sequence GTGAGAACCCTCCAAGAACCACCGAATTTAGAAGCACTGCTACGGGCTGAGCAGCGTCGGCGCGGCAATTTGGGAAAAACCTTGCGAGGGGGCTTCTGGGGCTTACTGGCAGTAGCTGTTCTGGTTGCCAGTCTGCGTCAGGCTCAGGTTGATCCTCAGACCCTGTGGTCTGGCTTGCCCCGCTTGGGAAATTGGCTGGTGCGCCTATGGCCACCTGATCTGTCAGAACTGCCAACGTTTTTGGTGGCGACCTGGGAGACTCTGGCGATTGCCATTGTGGGGACGGTGGCAGCAGCAGTCTTGGCGCTGCCGCTAGCTCTGGTAGTGGCCCGAAATACGACGCCATCACCGGCTCTGGCGACGCTACTGCGCGGCTTGCTCAATCTGCTGCGCGGCATCGATACGGCGATCTTTGCGCTGATTTTTGTTTCGGTGGTGGGCTTGGGGCCGTTTGCAGGTGTGCTGGGGGTGGCTTGTCACACCACAGGCTCGATGGCAAAGCTCTATGCGGAAGTTCTAGAGAGCCTGCCCAACGAACCGATCGAAGCGGTGGCTGCTACAGGAGCCGACCGGGTACGCAGCTTTGCCTTTGCTGTTTGGCCAGAAGCGTTGCCCGGACTGACTGGCATCAGTCTGTACCTGTGGGAGTTTAATGTCCGTTCTTCGGTGATTCTAGGTATCGTGGGGGCTGGCGGCATTGGCTATGAGCTCCTGGTTAGCCTGAAGTTGCTCGACTTTCCCCGGCTGACCACAATTCTGCTGCTGATTGGTGTCATGGTGAGCACCATTGACGCATTGAGTGCCTGGTTGCGCCAGCGTCTCAGCCAGGCAACTTAG
- a CDS encoding phosphate/phosphite/phosphonate ABC transporter substrate-binding protein, producing the protein MLDRRVLQGLLQGLFQRLGNRLREVLLGMLVLTLIVACSSQPQAQQTPTSSAAPVAQLSQLKFGVGPYFPTPGENRKQFEPFFQELAKSVNLPAQITVAEDWVGISEALRSGTLDAAWLGPWGYVLSHHADPSIQAIATVKYKDKPVYYSVLMARADAPFNTLDEAIAQSQQGPKLKLSLADVGSTSGWLVPQDEFKRRNLDPKTVFDYNEGASHAAQAISVLSNQTDIASDYDRNLDVLISEGRIDKSKLKIIWQSQPLPNDPVAVRGGLPPELITALQNALVNLSPEQAKTLLPENYTGFVTSDGSNYAPIEAAGKAVGKLK; encoded by the coding sequence ATGCTGGATCGGCGGGTGCTTCAGGGGCTGCTTCAAGGACTGTTTCAGAGACTGGGCAACCGGTTACGCGAAGTTTTGCTAGGGATGCTGGTTCTGACCTTGATCGTGGCCTGTAGCAGTCAGCCGCAGGCGCAGCAAACACCCACCAGTTCCGCAGCACCAGTCGCTCAGCTAAGCCAACTAAAGTTTGGTGTCGGTCCCTATTTCCCCACGCCAGGTGAGAACCGCAAGCAGTTTGAGCCGTTTTTTCAGGAACTGGCAAAATCAGTCAACCTACCTGCCCAAATTACTGTTGCTGAGGATTGGGTGGGCATTTCGGAGGCTCTGCGCTCCGGCACGCTGGATGCAGCTTGGCTAGGACCGTGGGGTTATGTGCTGTCTCACCACGCCGATCCCTCCATTCAAGCAATCGCTACGGTGAAGTATAAGGACAAGCCAGTCTACTACTCGGTGTTAATGGCTCGGGCCGATGCGCCGTTCAACACCCTGGATGAGGCCATTGCTCAAAGTCAGCAAGGCCCCAAGCTCAAGCTGAGTCTTGCCGATGTCGGCTCCACGTCGGGCTGGTTAGTTCCCCAGGATGAATTCAAGCGGCGCAACCTGGACCCGAAGACGGTCTTCGACTACAACGAAGGAGCCAGCCACGCGGCGCAAGCTATCTCTGTGCTCAGCAATCAGACCGATATCGCCTCTGATTACGACCGGAACCTGGACGTTTTGATCAGTGAGGGCCGCATTGACAAGTCCAAGCTCAAGATCATCTGGCAGTCTCAACCATTGCCCAATGATCCGGTTGCTGTGCGCGGTGGCCTACCTCCCGAGCTGATCACAGCTTTGCAGAATGCCCTGGTGAATCTGTCACCTGAGCAGGCGAAGACGCTCTTGCCGGAGAACTACACTGGCTTTGTTACTTCCGATGGCAGCAACTACGCGCCGATTGAGGCCGCAGGTAAAGCGGTTGGCAAACTCAAGTGA
- a CDS encoding aldo/keto reductase family protein has product MKYRHLGKHGLCVSEICLGSWLTYGAATEATVAQQCIERAYDLGINFFDTANVYAQGKAEELVGKVLGQYSRDSYVLATKVYFPMGQGPNDRGLSRKHILEQCDASLKRLGLDYIDLYQAHRYDPSVPLAETLMAFDHLVQQGKILYYDVSEWSAGQLAHAADLVHLARLSPLVSNQPRYNLLQRQIEKEVLPLCRREGIGIINFSPLAQGLLTGKYKPGSPPPEGSRAADPRQNVFLNQGELDQDQLTRVQKLVPLAQEEGLSLSQLALAWCLRQPELSSVIIGASKPAQIDENVGAVGKQLSAQTLQAIDQLFPAEAP; this is encoded by the coding sequence ATGAAATATCGGCATCTCGGCAAACATGGCTTGTGCGTCTCAGAAATCTGTTTAGGTTCCTGGCTTACTTATGGCGCAGCAACCGAAGCAACAGTCGCGCAACAATGTATCGAACGAGCTTATGACTTGGGGATCAACTTTTTTGACACCGCCAATGTTTATGCCCAGGGTAAGGCTGAAGAGTTAGTCGGTAAGGTGCTGGGGCAATATTCCCGCGACTCCTACGTTCTAGCCACTAAGGTGTATTTCCCAATGGGCCAAGGGCCTAATGATCGAGGCTTATCGCGCAAACACATCCTGGAGCAATGCGATGCCAGCTTGAAGCGCTTGGGACTCGATTACATTGACCTCTACCAAGCTCACCGCTATGACCCAAGCGTGCCCCTAGCGGAAACCCTAATGGCCTTCGATCATCTGGTTCAGCAAGGCAAAATTCTCTATTACGATGTCTCTGAGTGGAGTGCGGGACAGTTAGCTCATGCTGCCGATCTCGTTCATCTAGCTAGACTGTCGCCTCTGGTCTCTAACCAGCCCCGCTACAACCTGCTGCAACGGCAGATCGAAAAAGAGGTACTGCCGCTCTGCCGCCGCGAAGGGATTGGCATCATCAACTTCTCGCCCCTAGCTCAGGGCTTGCTCACCGGCAAGTACAAGCCAGGTAGCCCACCACCCGAAGGCTCTCGGGCCGCTGATCCCAGACAGAATGTTTTCCTAAATCAGGGCGAACTGGATCAAGACCAACTCACTAGAGTGCAGAAGTTAGTGCCCCTAGCGCAGGAGGAGGGCTTGAGCTTGTCGCAGTTGGCTCTGGCCTGGTGTTTACGGCAACCAGAGTTAAGCAGTGTGATTATCGGGGCGAGCAAGCCTGCTCAAATTGACGAGAACGTTGGTGCGGTGGGCAAGCAACTCTCCGCTCAAACGCTCCAAGCGATTGACCAGCTTTTTCCAGCTGAAGCTCCTTGA
- a CDS encoding DUF554 domain-containing protein, producing MTLDLWARTSGTWINVAAVVFGTAFGLLLQGRLPLRMQRTITQGVALVVLFIGLQMAGSLLKAQAGQVDGVVLGLLALVLGGLLGEWAQLESALQSVGDWLKVQFKGSGSFTEGFVAASLLFCVGPMALLGSLNNGLTGDSRILVLKSTMDGLAAIALSSSLGVGVGFSGLALLLYQGSLSLAAGLLAQALPDPVNDPRVLLVTGVGGLMIVGLGFNMLEAAQVRVASFLPALVLAPIFYGLAVWLT from the coding sequence ATGACTCTAGATCTTTGGGCGAGAACGAGCGGCACCTGGATCAATGTTGCTGCTGTAGTCTTTGGGACTGCTTTCGGATTGCTGCTTCAGGGGCGTTTACCGTTGCGAATGCAGCGCACAATCACCCAGGGGGTTGCTTTGGTGGTGTTGTTTATCGGTCTCCAGATGGCCGGTAGCTTGCTAAAAGCCCAGGCCGGGCAGGTCGATGGCGTTGTTTTGGGATTGCTGGCGCTGGTGTTGGGCGGACTCTTGGGTGAGTGGGCGCAGTTGGAGTCGGCTCTGCAGTCGGTGGGCGACTGGCTCAAGGTGCAATTCAAAGGCAGTGGCAGCTTTACAGAAGGCTTTGTCGCAGCCAGTCTGCTGTTTTGTGTAGGGCCAATGGCGCTTTTGGGCAGCCTCAACAATGGCCTGACTGGCGACAGTCGTATTCTGGTGCTCAAGTCCACGATGGATGGTCTGGCGGCAATTGCTCTGTCTAGTAGCTTGGGGGTTGGCGTTGGCTTTTCTGGATTAGCTTTGCTGCTCTATCAAGGCAGCCTCTCGCTAGCAGCGGGTCTACTAGCCCAGGCGCTGCCTGATCCCGTTAATGATCCCCGAGTGTTGTTGGTTACGGGCGTTGGTGGCTTGATGATTGTGGGCTTGGGTTTCAACATGCTAGAAGCTGCTCAAGTGAGAGTCGCCTCCTTTCTGCCTGCTCTGGTTCTGGCCCCAATTTTTTACGGTTTAGCGGTTTGGCTCACTTGA
- a CDS encoding acetoacetate decarboxylase family protein, with protein MTSLQSTLNSFTNNLLRDTGVLVSGLATTIDPVDGIEAGDPDLVPPPWKVFNRSALEVAQFPVEAVRPYIPSGLEIVQTWPGYTPGMVMFVSYSQTPVGPYNEFVLAPALVKYRDAVGFWVSQMDVDSEVSRKGGRFNWGLPKELRSFAYNWSAGRADLKMQAEGNGQTWVEASYTNTSIPGFELPDWLPHLSTITYKSGLFYRTPIQLSGKATPASFRILTYAPGTGYDLITRRQPLFGVSFESSRLVVEAPEPIIPVMV; from the coding sequence ATGACCTCTCTGCAAAGCACTCTCAATTCGTTTACTAATAATTTGCTGCGAGACACCGGCGTTCTGGTATCTGGGCTCGCAACGACAATTGACCCGGTTGATGGCATTGAAGCAGGCGACCCGGACTTGGTTCCGCCACCCTGGAAAGTGTTCAATCGCTCGGCTTTGGAGGTTGCTCAGTTTCCTGTAGAGGCAGTACGACCCTATATTCCATCAGGGCTGGAAATTGTGCAGACTTGGCCTGGCTATACTCCCGGCATGGTCATGTTTGTCAGCTATAGCCAAACCCCTGTGGGGCCTTATAACGAGTTTGTGCTGGCTCCTGCGCTCGTAAAGTACCGGGATGCGGTGGGTTTCTGGGTATCGCAGATGGATGTAGATTCTGAGGTGTCGCGTAAGGGGGGACGTTTTAATTGGGGCTTGCCGAAGGAGTTGCGCAGCTTTGCTTACAACTGGTCTGCTGGACGGGCTGATCTGAAGATGCAGGCAGAGGGAAATGGTCAAACCTGGGTTGAGGCGAGCTACACGAACACCTCTATTCCTGGCTTTGAACTGCCCGATTGGTTGCCCCATTTATCAACGATTACCTATAAGAGCGGCTTGTTTTATCGCACGCCGATTCAGCTCTCAGGTAAAGCGACGCCAGCGTCTTTCCGCATTCTGACTTATGCGCCGGGCACGGGCTATGACTTGATTACTCGGCGTCAGCCTTTGTTTGGTGTGAGCTTCGAATCATCTCGTCTGGTGGTTGAGGCTCCAGAGCCGATTATTCCTGTGATGGTTTAA
- a CDS encoding ATP-binding protein, with translation MLREGEGIAAKRIFIEGGEIGCLMRSLDWSQTPLGDTAHWPQSLRSAVSILLPSKAQICLFWGPDLITIYNDAYRPALASKHPWALSRPAHEVWSEVWDVIEPLLKGVVATGEAFWARDYLFFLNRHGYIEETYFDVSYDPVRDESGKVGGVFCIVSETTGRVLGDRRLQTLSLLASETAQAKTVQAACLTAIQALATNSHDIPFALLYRVDAEGRQASLVGTTGIDAASSATPGQIDLTQGLDEWELRQVYETGEATIVDDLAARFEDLPVGAWDKPPSAAWVVPLIQAGQKQIVGLLVLGINPHRAFEQEYRKFFEVVVGNVTTAIANARGYEEERQQVEALAELDRAKTTFFNNVSHEFRTPLTLMLSPLEETLTEFDAILPAKARSQLEMVQRNGTRLLKLVNTLLDFSRIEAGRTQVSYEPIDLATYTAELTSIFRSAVEQAGLRLIVDCPSLPESVYVDREMWEKIVLNLLSNAFKFTFEGEIAVSLRPVGKQVELVVRDTGTGIPPDEVPRLFERFHRVEGAKGRTFEGTGIGLSLVQELVHLQGGTISVDSRFGQGSTFAVRLPTGTTHLPLEPQSRARSDRFNASQSHVSTASSAMSYVEEALGWLPEEDAEISLQEGENDQSSTATTQILLVDDNTDMRNYLQRILSQYYKVDVATDGETALAATYNDAPDLILSDVMMPGMNGFELLRRLRADSRTCEIPILLLSARAGEEAAVEGLEAGADDYLVKPFSRRELLARVAANLELGQSRQAGSQQRFRFLAESIPQMVWTADATGWVDYYSPRWFDYTGLTLEQIQGAGWQDLIHPEDRERTVEAWAQAVQTRTSYEVEHRLRQADRTYRWHLTRALPMLSGNMARENMLSENMLTENSQVVRWYGTCTDITEHKQTGEALGRSEERYRTLFESIDEGFCVIEMLFDENGTPNDYRFLEISPSFVSQTGLTDAQGKRIRELAPNHEKYWFEMYGKVAMTGEPVRFENWAEALHRWFDVYAFRLGQPEHRKVAVFFKDVSGRKQTEMALRESEELKRRILESSKDCIKLLTLEGRLLYLNQGGLKLLEINDPASYLNAEWISFWQGEDQEKARAAIAAAKSDQVGRFQGYSPTAKGKPKWWDVIVTAVQDASGQVAQLLVVSRDITQQKQAEAEREQLLAREQAAREQAETANRIKDEFLAVLSHELRSPLNPILGWTTLLRNGKLDAAKTTYALETIERNAKLQVQLIEDLLDISRILRGKLILNVVPVDLRAVIRAALETVRLAAEAKSLQIQTTISAGFGVINGDAGRLQQVLWNLLSNAVKFTPKGGQITVALTQAETHTQIQVSDTGKGINPDFLPYIFEHFRQEDGATTRKFGGLGLGLAIARQIVELHGGTVRAESSGEGQGATFTIKLPLLRDRKTRTRTQQDPTSLTHSALPLSNVQILVVDDEADTRELIAFVLEQAGAIVTAVPSAIAVLEVLAQGKPDVLVSDIGMPEMDGYMLMQQIRAMSPDNQILAIALTAYAGEFDQRKALAAGFQRHVSKPIEPETLVQTVVNLIARGSIASD, from the coding sequence ATGTTACGGGAAGGAGAAGGCATAGCTGCCAAACGTATCTTTATTGAAGGCGGCGAAATCGGATGCCTGATGCGATCGCTCGATTGGTCGCAGACTCCCTTAGGTGACACAGCTCATTGGCCTCAAAGCTTGCGGAGTGCTGTCAGCATTTTGCTGCCTTCTAAAGCCCAGATTTGCCTCTTCTGGGGACCCGACTTAATCACGATTTACAACGATGCTTATCGCCCTGCCCTTGCCTCAAAGCATCCCTGGGCACTCAGTCGCCCCGCCCATGAAGTGTGGAGCGAAGTCTGGGATGTTATAGAGCCGTTGCTGAAGGGAGTGGTTGCGACTGGAGAAGCATTCTGGGCGCGAGATTATCTATTTTTCCTCAATCGACACGGTTACATTGAGGAAACTTACTTTGATGTCTCCTACGATCCCGTGCGAGACGAGAGCGGCAAGGTTGGTGGCGTCTTTTGCATTGTTAGTGAAACAACCGGACGCGTACTAGGCGATCGTCGCTTACAAACCTTGAGCTTACTAGCCAGTGAAACGGCTCAAGCTAAAACTGTGCAAGCAGCCTGCCTGACTGCGATTCAAGCCTTAGCAACCAATTCTCATGACATCCCGTTTGCCCTGCTATATCGAGTCGATGCAGAGGGTAGGCAAGCTTCCTTAGTTGGGACAACTGGAATCGATGCAGCAAGCTCTGCGACTCCAGGCCAGATAGATTTGACTCAAGGGCTTGATGAATGGGAACTCAGACAAGTTTATGAGACCGGGGAAGCCACAATTGTCGATGATTTAGCAGCTCGGTTTGAGGATTTACCGGTTGGAGCTTGGGACAAACCTCCCTCTGCCGCTTGGGTCGTGCCACTGATTCAGGCTGGACAAAAACAAATTGTTGGATTGTTGGTATTGGGCATCAATCCACATCGCGCTTTTGAGCAGGAGTACCGCAAGTTCTTCGAGGTGGTGGTCGGCAATGTGACGACCGCGATCGCCAATGCCCGTGGTTATGAAGAAGAACGCCAGCAGGTAGAAGCACTTGCAGAACTGGATCGAGCCAAAACCACCTTCTTCAACAACGTTAGCCACGAATTTCGGACTCCCCTAACGTTGATGCTGTCGCCACTGGAAGAGACGTTAACTGAATTCGACGCAATTCTTCCAGCAAAAGCGCGATCACAATTAGAGATGGTGCAGCGCAATGGGACGCGCTTGCTCAAGCTGGTCAATACGCTGCTTGATTTCTCGCGAATTGAAGCTGGACGCACTCAAGTCAGTTATGAGCCAATTGATTTAGCCACGTATACCGCAGAACTGACGAGTATTTTTCGGTCTGCTGTTGAGCAGGCGGGGCTGCGATTGATTGTGGATTGTCCTTCCCTGCCAGAATCCGTTTACGTCGATCGCGAAATGTGGGAGAAAATTGTCCTAAATCTTCTCTCCAATGCCTTTAAGTTCACTTTTGAAGGAGAGATTGCAGTCTCTTTACGCCCGGTTGGCAAACAAGTAGAACTGGTGGTACGCGACACAGGCACCGGCATTCCACCAGATGAAGTTCCCCGGTTATTTGAGCGGTTTCATCGAGTTGAAGGCGCGAAAGGACGCACCTTTGAGGGCACGGGCATTGGGCTGTCTCTGGTGCAAGAACTTGTTCATCTGCAGGGTGGGACGATCAGTGTTGACAGCAGGTTCGGTCAAGGTAGTACCTTCGCAGTTCGACTGCCAACTGGAACGACTCACTTACCCCTTGAGCCGCAAAGCAGAGCCAGATCAGATCGCTTTAACGCTAGTCAAAGCCATGTTTCTACTGCTTCTAGCGCAATGTCTTATGTTGAGGAAGCTTTAGGTTGGCTCCCTGAAGAGGATGCAGAAATAAGTTTGCAGGAGGGAGAAAATGATCAATCCTCAACTGCTACCACTCAAATTCTGCTGGTGGATGACAACACCGATATGCGGAATTATTTGCAACGCATTCTCAGTCAGTATTACAAAGTGGATGTGGCTACGGATGGTGAAACAGCTTTAGCTGCCACATACAATGACGCACCCGATTTGATCCTCAGCGACGTCATGATGCCAGGGATGAATGGCTTTGAGTTGCTGCGACGGTTACGGGCTGATTCAAGAACGTGCGAAATTCCAATCTTGCTGCTGTCTGCCCGTGCTGGAGAAGAAGCGGCAGTTGAGGGATTGGAGGCTGGGGCAGATGATTACTTAGTGAAGCCATTCAGCCGCCGCGAGTTGCTAGCGCGGGTCGCCGCTAATTTAGAGCTTGGGCAATCGCGCCAAGCGGGCAGTCAACAGCGCTTTCGCTTCCTGGCTGAATCCATTCCACAAATGGTGTGGACTGCTGATGCCACCGGTTGGGTGGATTACTACAGCCCCCGTTGGTTTGACTATACCGGGTTGACGCTAGAGCAAATTCAGGGAGCTGGGTGGCAAGATCTAATCCATCCAGAGGATCGAGAACGCACAGTCGAAGCGTGGGCTCAAGCGGTCCAAACGAGAACGAGCTACGAGGTTGAACACCGCTTGAGACAGGCAGATAGAACTTATCGTTGGCATCTCACCCGGGCTCTACCGATGCTCAGTGGAAACATGGCCCGTGAAAACATGCTCAGTGAAAACATGCTCACTGAAAACAGTCAAGTCGTTCGCTGGTATGGCACCTGCACAGACATCACTGAGCACAAACAAACCGGAGAAGCCTTGGGCCGATCTGAGGAACGCTATCGAACTCTATTTGAATCCATTGACGAAGGCTTTTGCGTGATCGAGATGCTGTTTGATGAAAATGGCACCCCAAACGATTACCGCTTTTTAGAAATCAGTCCGTCGTTTGTTTCTCAAACAGGGCTTACAGACGCACAAGGCAAAAGGATACGCGAACTCGCTCCAAATCACGAAAAGTATTGGTTTGAGATGTACGGCAAAGTAGCTATGACGGGCGAACCCGTTCGCTTCGAGAATTGGGCTGAAGCCTTACACCGCTGGTTTGATGTTTATGCGTTCCGCCTTGGACAGCCGGAGCACCGAAAAGTCGCTGTTTTTTTCAAGGATGTTAGCGGCCGTAAACAAACTGAAATGGCTCTGCGAGAAAGTGAAGAGCTAAAGCGACGGATTTTAGAGAGCAGTAAAGACTGCATCAAACTACTGACCCTGGAAGGGCGGTTACTCTACTTGAATCAAGGCGGGCTGAAGCTTCTAGAAATCAATGATCCTGCATCCTACCTGAATGCTGAGTGGATTAGTTTCTGGCAAGGTGAAGACCAGGAAAAGGCAAGAGCAGCGATAGCCGCTGCCAAATCAGATCAGGTCGGTCGATTTCAGGGCTATTCTCCCACAGCAAAGGGCAAGCCGAAGTGGTGGGATGTGATTGTCACTGCCGTCCAAGATGCATCGGGACAGGTTGCACAACTCTTAGTCGTCTCACGTGATATCACCCAGCAAAAGCAAGCGGAAGCTGAACGTGAACAATTGCTTGCCCGTGAACAAGCGGCTCGTGAACAAGCTGAGACCGCGAATCGCATTAAAGATGAGTTTCTGGCAGTGCTGTCCCATGAATTGCGATCGCCACTGAACCCGATTTTGGGTTGGACGACTTTGCTGCGCAACGGCAAGTTGGATGCCGCCAAAACTACTTATGCATTGGAGACAATTGAGCGCAACGCCAAGCTACAGGTGCAACTGATTGAGGATTTGCTGGATATTTCTCGCATTTTGCGCGGCAAACTGATTTTGAATGTAGTGCCTGTCGATTTGCGTGCCGTGATTAGAGCCGCCTTAGAGACAGTTCGATTAGCCGCAGAAGCCAAGTCCCTGCAAATTCAGACGACGATTTCAGCCGGGTTTGGAGTGATCAATGGAGATGCGGGACGATTGCAGCAGGTGCTGTGGAATCTGCTCTCGAATGCGGTCAAATTCACACCGAAAGGTGGCCAGATTACAGTTGCACTAACCCAAGCTGAAACTCATACCCAAATCCAAGTGAGCGATACGGGAAAAGGCATTAATCCTGACTTTCTGCCTTACATCTTCGAACATTTTCGGCAAGAAGATGGAGCCACCACTCGTAAATTTGGTGGCTTGGGGTTGGGACTGGCGATCGCACGGCAGATTGTCGAACTGCACGGAGGAACGGTTCGGGCTGAAAGTTCAGGTGAAGGGCAGGGGGCAACTTTTACGATCAAGTTGCCGTTGCTCAGAGATAGAAAGACTAGGACCAGGACTCAACAGGATCCCACCTCGCTTACCCATTCTGCTTTACCGCTTTCCAATGTTCAGATACTTGTAGTTGACGATGAAGCAGATACTCGCGAGTTAATTGCTTTTGTTCTAGAGCAGGCTGGGGCAATTGTTACTGCGGTACCGTCGGCGATTGCTGTTCTGGAAGTGCTGGCTCAGGGTAAACCCGATGTATTAGTCAGCGATATTGGCATGCCGGAGATGGATGGCTATATGCTGATGCAACAAATCCGGGCTATGTCACCAGACAATCAGATCTTAGCAATTGCGCTAACTGCCTATGCGGGGGAATTTGATCAGCGGAAGGCACTGGCGGCAGGCTTTCAACGGCATGTATCTAAACCGATCGAGCCTGAGACGCTAGTGCAAACCGTCGTGAATCTAATTGCGAGGGGCAGTATTGCTAGCGATTAA
- a CDS encoding DNA-binding transcriptional regulator, translating to MSVVEQAEIAALVRETRQLLQLSQVEFAAKLGVSFQSVNRWENGRNRPIPLALKQIETLLHQMGPEGEELSVKYFSN from the coding sequence ATGTCAGTTGTGGAACAAGCAGAGATTGCAGCGTTAGTTCGAGAAACCCGACAGCTACTTCAACTCTCACAAGTTGAATTTGCCGCCAAGCTCGGTGTGTCATTTCAGAGTGTCAACCGTTGGGAAAATGGACGAAACAGACCGATCCCTTTAGCCCTAAAGCAGATTGAAACACTACTGCATCAGATGGGACCAGAGGGTGAAGAGCTGTCAGTCAAATACTTTAGCAATTAG
- a CDS encoding SDR family oxidoreductase → MSPQDLQEQKPTPPFPEQPQQVPGLESEMNPRPDYGEESYRGSGKLQGKAAVITGGDSGIGRAVALAFAREGADVLISYLNEESDAQETVRVVEKEGRKCIAVAGDIQEESHCQQIVERARSEFGKLDILVNNAAFQMSHESIEEIPSEEFDRTFKTNVYAMFYLCKAAVPHMKPGSTIINTSSITAAEPKPTLLAYAATKGAIANFTGGLAQSLAEKGIRVNSVAPGPVWTPLIPATMPPEEVSKFGQQSPIKRPAQPVELAPVYVMLASDEASYVSGAVIPVTGGRPVLP, encoded by the coding sequence ATGAGCCCACAGGATCTACAAGAACAAAAGCCGACGCCACCGTTTCCTGAGCAACCACAACAGGTGCCCGGATTAGAGTCTGAGATGAACCCGAGACCGGACTACGGCGAAGAGTCTTATCGTGGTTCGGGCAAACTGCAAGGCAAAGCCGCCGTGATCACAGGTGGCGATTCTGGGATTGGGCGGGCCGTCGCCCTTGCCTTTGCTCGCGAAGGTGCTGATGTGCTGATTTCCTATCTCAACGAAGAGTCCGACGCGCAGGAAACTGTTCGTGTCGTTGAGAAAGAGGGGCGCAAGTGTATTGCAGTCGCAGGTGACATCCAGGAAGAATCTCATTGTCAACAGATCGTTGAGCGTGCCCGTAGTGAGTTCGGCAAACTTGACATCCTGGTCAACAATGCCGCTTTCCAGATGAGTCACGAAAGTATTGAGGAGATTCCCTCCGAGGAATTCGATCGCACCTTCAAAACTAACGTCTACGCAATGTTCTACCTGTGCAAAGCCGCCGTGCCGCACATGAAACCAGGTAGCACCATTATCAACACCTCCTCGATAACCGCCGCTGAGCCAAAGCCGACGCTATTGGCCTATGCAGCCACCAAGGGAGCGATCGCGAACTTCACCGGCGGCTTAGCCCAGTCTCTTGCTGAGAAGGGCATTCGAGTGAACAGCGTGGCGCCGGGGCCTGTGTGGACGCCGTTGATCCCAGCCACAATGCCTCCTGAAGAGGTCTCCAAGTTTGGCCAGCAGTCTCCAATCAAGCGTCCAGCGCAGCCAGTGGAACTCGCACCTGTCTATGTGATGCTGGCTTCGGATGAGGCCAGTTACGTCTCGGGCGCAGTCATTCCTGTGACTGGCGGTCGGCCCGTCCTGCCATAG